A stretch of Desertifilum tharense IPPAS B-1220 DNA encodes these proteins:
- a CDS encoding MinD/ParA family protein, with product MSQIISIHSFRGGTGKSNSTANLAAIAARAGYRVGIVDTDIQSPGIHVLFGFDEEKIHYTLNDYLWGHCLIEETAYDVTSILGNSAKPNSKIFLIPSSIKAKDITKVLREGFDFDLLNDGFIDLLENLELDYLFIDTHPGLNEETLLSLTISDVLVLILRPDNQDFQGTAVTVEVARKLQVPKLLLVINKALPAIDFATLKRQVEGIYNAPVAGILPLSEEMIQLASSGLFCLQYPNHPLSQEIEKIAKQIIQA from the coding sequence ATGTCTCAAATTATCTCTATTCACTCCTTTCGAGGCGGAACGGGTAAATCAAATTCAACCGCGAATTTGGCTGCGATCGCGGCCCGCGCTGGCTACCGGGTTGGCATTGTCGATACGGATATTCAATCGCCGGGAATTCACGTTCTTTTTGGCTTTGATGAGGAGAAAATTCATTACACGCTTAATGATTATCTCTGGGGTCATTGTTTAATTGAAGAGACGGCTTATGATGTGACTTCGATTTTAGGAAACAGTGCAAAGCCGAATAGCAAAATTTTTCTAATTCCATCGAGTATTAAAGCTAAAGACATTACGAAGGTTCTCCGCGAGGGCTTTGATTTTGATTTGCTCAATGATGGGTTTATAGATTTACTGGAAAACCTGGAACTCGATTATCTTTTTATTGATACTCACCCTGGATTGAATGAAGAGACGTTGCTTTCTTTAACGATTTCGGATGTATTGGTTTTAATTTTACGCCCCGATAACCAAGATTTTCAAGGCACTGCGGTAACGGTGGAAGTGGCCAGAAAGCTGCAAGTTCCTAAGTTACTATTGGTCATTAATAAAGCTTTGCCTGCGATTGATTTTGCGACCTTGAAACGTCAAGTTGAAGGAATTTATAATGCTCCGGTTGCGGGAATTCTTCCCCTCTCTGAGGAAATGATTCAACTGGCAAGTTCAGGTCTTTTTTGCTTGCAATATCCCAATCACCCTTTGAGTCAGGAAATCGAAAAAATTGCCAAACAGATTATTCAAGCTTAG
- a CDS encoding DUF928 domain-containing protein: MNFTPFQKTLAIALLLKFTLGTNLPAYAQDRAIAPLGNDPILLAQSRLRFRVPDVRASLNLQAAAARWKCRPDAQPITVIPLVPITRSEDYIHIYPATTLATHPQIFVHIPETNAQEADFSLVNQDRQQPIYQQRIRLPGRPGVVQFSIPETAPSLEVGQTYKWSMKLLCDPDDDRRNMMVEGIIQRVEASENLSAIALLPDRDRPFAYAEADIWYDALSSLAQLRCTQPYHFLLAIDWNDLLRSVNLDAIAQEPLVTCNTPANPTLTQQN; this comes from the coding sequence ATGAATTTTACGCCATTTCAGAAAACTCTAGCAATCGCTTTGTTACTTAAATTCACCCTAGGTACAAACCTTCCCGCTTACGCTCAAGATCGGGCGATCGCACCGTTAGGAAATGACCCAATTTTATTAGCCCAAAGTCGCCTACGATTCAGAGTTCCCGATGTGAGGGCATCCCTTAATTTACAAGCGGCGGCGGCGCGTTGGAAATGCCGTCCGGATGCTCAACCAATTACAGTAATTCCTCTAGTTCCCATCACTCGCTCAGAAGATTATATCCATATTTATCCGGCGACAACCCTAGCCACGCATCCGCAAATCTTTGTCCATATTCCCGAAACGAATGCTCAGGAGGCTGATTTTAGCTTGGTGAATCAAGATCGGCAGCAACCGATTTATCAACAAAGAATTCGATTACCGGGAAGACCTGGGGTTGTGCAATTTAGCATACCCGAAACGGCTCCCAGTTTAGAAGTAGGTCAAACCTATAAATGGTCGATGAAACTGCTTTGCGATCCCGATGACGATCGCAGAAACATGATGGTTGAGGGAATTATCCAGCGCGTGGAAGCCTCAGAAAACCTCAGCGCGATCGCCCTTTTACCCGATCGCGATCGCCCTTTTGCCTATGCTGAAGCCGATATTTGGTACGATGCCCTCTCGTCTTTAGCTCAGTTACGCTGCACTCAACCCTACCACTTCTTGCTGGCGATCGATTGGAACGATTTATTAAGGTCAGTCAACCTAGATGCGATCGCGCAAGAACCTCTAGTGACTTGTAACACCCCCGCAAACCCAACTCTCACCCAACAGAACTGA
- a CDS encoding DUF928 domain-containing protein, producing MKSHVSLTALAVALLLGGSLPAQAQFLGIGQPGNGVILLAQSRLRFRVPRVRASGSLRSGAARGNCHPDGKPILMVPLLPMTQANGEIQLYPGTTASEHPRFFVHIPETTAQEARFMVVSQTQRQVIYEESFSLPGTSGVVEFRLPDTTTPLAVGESYKWSVELVCDPVDNSGNVAVEGIVRRVEAATHWEQMPQSDRPLAYAQADIWYDAVASLAELRQTQPNNPAWKTDWRDLLQSVNLNAIADEPLVSCCQPKNTTSQLGVGGN from the coding sequence ATGAAATCTCATGTTTCTTTAACTGCTCTTGCTGTTGCTTTGCTACTGGGTGGCAGTTTACCCGCTCAAGCTCAATTTTTAGGGATCGGACAACCTGGAAATGGGGTAATACTGCTGGCGCAAAGTCGTTTGAGGTTTAGAGTTCCCCGTGTTAGAGCTTCGGGAAGTTTGCGGAGTGGTGCGGCGCGCGGTAATTGTCACCCAGATGGTAAGCCGATTTTAATGGTGCCGTTGTTACCGATGACGCAGGCGAATGGCGAAATTCAGCTTTATCCGGGAACTACAGCTTCTGAGCATCCCAGGTTCTTTGTACATATCCCGGAAACGACGGCGCAGGAAGCGCGATTTATGGTGGTGAGCCAAACCCAGCGCCAGGTGATTTATGAAGAGTCGTTTAGTTTACCGGGAACGTCTGGAGTTGTGGAGTTTCGCTTACCAGACACAACCACACCTTTAGCAGTGGGTGAAAGTTATAAATGGTCGGTGGAGTTGGTTTGCGATCCGGTGGATAATAGCGGTAATGTCGCCGTTGAGGGGATTGTACGGCGGGTGGAAGCAGCAACCCATTGGGAGCAAATGCCCCAGAGCGATCGCCCTTTAGCCTATGCTCAAGCCGATATCTGGTACGATGCGGTGGCATCCTTGGCAGAGTTGCGCCAAACCCAACCGAATAACCCTGCCTGGAAAACCGATTGGCGCGATTTGTTGCAGTCGGTTAACCTAAATGCGATCGCAGATGAACCCCTTGTCTCTTGCTGCCAACCCAAAAACACAACCTCTCAGCTAGGAGTTGGGGGGAACTAG
- a CDS encoding DUF6760 family protein yields MDRLHQEVAVIALHFHWSLEDILRLEHPERRRWVAEIRNLVPPNS; encoded by the coding sequence TTGGATCGGTTGCACCAAGAGGTAGCTGTAATTGCACTGCATTTTCACTGGTCGTTAGAGGATATTCTGAGGTTGGAACATCCCGAACGACGGCGTTGGGTGGCGGAAATTCGTAATCTAGTTCCCCCCAACTCCTAG
- a CDS encoding phage tail assembly protein has protein sequence MSDTLPQTQFTFILPQGLLDEQGNLHRKGTMRLSTARDEIFVQKDPRVRSDADYAPLVMLSRTIVELGSLPSVTPELLENLFIRDLAYLREFYNRINQQGNEYIPVQCPECSRQFNVELALSGES, from the coding sequence ATGTCAGACACCCTCCCCCAGACACAATTCACCTTTATCCTGCCGCAAGGGTTGCTCGACGAGCAAGGAAACCTGCATCGTAAGGGTACTATGCGCCTCTCTACGGCGCGGGATGAGATTTTTGTTCAAAAAGACCCTCGCGTGCGTTCAGATGCTGACTATGCCCCTTTAGTGATGCTTTCGCGGACTATTGTTGAGTTAGGCAGCTTGCCAAGCGTGACGCCGGAATTGTTAGAAAATCTGTTTATCCGCGATTTAGCGTATTTGCGGGAGTTTTATAACCGCATCAATCAACAGGGAAACGAGTATATCCCCGTGCAATGTCCCGAATGCAGCCGTCAGTTTAATGTGGAGTTGGCGCTATCGGGGGAATCTTAA
- a CDS encoding phage tail protein, producing MTNLINNFPELLTSCRFYLELKLTGSQDPVDAYFLECKGFKRTQEVIEVCEVTPQKWGLQGTTSGRIIRTKVPGNVKNNNIVLRRGLTVSTTLWKWFDAVQLGQWANKNVQNNQRRDGSLTIYSQAGIAQATFVFQRAWPVSYTVTDFNSSSNELEIEELEIAVEEFMREDVTNRV from the coding sequence ATGACCAATCTAATTAACAACTTTCCTGAACTTTTAACCAGTTGCCGCTTCTATTTGGAACTGAAACTCACCGGAAGTCAAGACCCCGTAGATGCGTACTTTTTAGAATGCAAAGGATTTAAACGGACTCAGGAAGTCATTGAGGTTTGCGAAGTAACGCCCCAAAAATGGGGACTTCAAGGAACCACCAGCGGGCGCATCATTCGCACCAAAGTTCCGGGAAATGTGAAAAACAATAATATTGTTTTGCGGCGCGGCTTAACGGTTTCTACCACCCTCTGGAAATGGTTTGATGCCGTACAACTCGGACAATGGGCAAACAAAAATGTTCAAAACAATCAACGCCGAGATGGATCGCTGACCATTTACAGTCAAGCCGGAATTGCCCAAGCCACTTTTGTATTTCAACGCGCTTGGCCCGTTAGCTATACCGTGACCGATTTCAACTCTAGCAGCAATGAATTAGAAATTGAAGAATTAGAAATTGCGGTAGAAGAGTTTATGCGAGAAGATGTTACAAACCGAGTTTGA
- a CDS encoding phage tail protein — MAEEELLVSCRFYFEADGLTDKQVLELSGLTSENPSAGADKVLGSGKGAVNLRQAAPTRVKFTPVTVKVVATTNKDLYQWYADCNKNEGGKSDWASNRKSCSIKVYDQGGEAKAEWQLLNAYPNKYEGPKLEAGANDVANETVTLVHEGIKRVM; from the coding sequence GTGGCAGAGGAAGAATTATTAGTTAGTTGTCGGTTCTATTTTGAAGCGGATGGTTTGACCGATAAGCAAGTGTTGGAACTGTCCGGTTTAACCTCTGAAAATCCCTCAGCAGGTGCGGATAAGGTGTTGGGTTCGGGTAAGGGGGCGGTTAACTTGCGCCAAGCGGCTCCCACGCGAGTGAAGTTTACCCCAGTTACGGTTAAGGTGGTGGCGACGACCAATAAGGACCTCTACCAATGGTATGCCGATTGTAATAAGAATGAGGGAGGAAAGTCAGATTGGGCTAGCAATCGCAAGTCTTGTTCGATTAAAGTTTATGACCAAGGGGGCGAGGCGAAAGCGGAATGGCAACTCTTGAATGCTTATCCGAATAAGTATGAAGGCCCTAAGCTAGAAGCTGGCGCGAATGATGTTGCTAATGAAACGGTGACGCTCGTTCACGAAGGGATTAAGCGCGTGATGTAA
- a CDS encoding phage tail sheath C-terminal domain-containing protein codes for MARLDYFAPGVYVEEIQRGSRPIEGIQTNIAGFIGFTEAVRGGAEPFKPMLVTSWNQYLQYFGQEGSDGFTDFDAYLPFAVNGWFLNGGGRCWVTSIGTRLPGTPEPPPEQTGVKIRSSANRPALLFNLKPEESDNGSIEVIITEGQPNPSNEEGENSDSPAPVAAEFFTLIVGRDGEELERYEHLTMNPEVQAEVGTYVVTALEQSSFIDALDLSQTGQALSRRPANGQYEVSPPPLVPSPETLVRDIQGIRDERTGVQGVFEIDEITMLACPDLMRAYQADLVDLDQVHGVMELMISLCENSSPNPPNRMVVLDPPPDCVKPQQVAQWLNVFNRRSMFAALYYPWIKVPNPRKGGRPILVPPCGHMLGVWSRTDETRGVYKAPANETPRGVIGLSYDCNFREQELLNPLGINCIRTFPNRGIKIWGARTLVEPEQTEWRYISVRRLISYIEKSIELGTQWVVFEPNDEDLWSRVRRTVSNFLERLWREGALFGSSPEQAFYVKCDGDLNTPDSMILGRLYVEVGVCPVRPAEFVIFRVSQWTGQDE; via the coding sequence ATGGCAAGACTCGATTACTTTGCTCCTGGCGTATACGTTGAAGAAATCCAACGGGGAAGCCGCCCCATAGAAGGCATCCAAACCAACATTGCAGGCTTCATCGGCTTTACCGAAGCCGTTCGTGGAGGAGCCGAACCCTTCAAACCCATGCTCGTCACCAGTTGGAACCAATACCTGCAATACTTTGGGCAAGAAGGTTCCGACGGCTTCACCGACTTCGACGCCTACCTCCCCTTCGCCGTCAACGGCTGGTTCCTCAACGGAGGCGGGCGCTGTTGGGTCACAAGTATCGGAACGCGCCTACCCGGAACCCCAGAACCCCCGCCAGAGCAAACGGGAGTCAAAATCAGATCCTCAGCCAATCGCCCTGCCCTGCTCTTTAACCTCAAGCCCGAAGAAAGCGACAATGGCAGCATCGAAGTCATCATCACCGAAGGCCAACCCAACCCCAGCAACGAGGAAGGCGAGAACTCCGACTCCCCCGCCCCCGTCGCCGCCGAATTCTTCACCCTCATTGTCGGTCGAGACGGCGAAGAACTCGAACGCTACGAACACCTAACCATGAACCCAGAGGTGCAAGCCGAAGTTGGCACCTACGTCGTCACCGCCCTCGAACAGTCCAGCTTTATCGACGCCCTGGACCTCTCCCAAACTGGACAAGCCCTCTCGCGCCGCCCCGCCAACGGTCAATACGAAGTCAGCCCCCCGCCCCTCGTCCCTAGCCCAGAAACCCTTGTGCGCGATATTCAAGGCATCCGAGACGAACGCACGGGCGTTCAAGGCGTCTTTGAAATCGACGAAATCACCATGCTCGCTTGTCCCGACCTGATGCGAGCTTACCAAGCCGATCTCGTAGACTTGGATCAGGTTCATGGCGTCATGGAACTGATGATTAGCCTCTGCGAGAACTCCTCCCCCAACCCCCCAAACCGGATGGTTGTTCTCGATCCGCCTCCAGACTGCGTTAAGCCGCAACAGGTCGCCCAATGGCTCAACGTCTTTAATCGTCGCTCAATGTTCGCTGCCTTATACTACCCCTGGATTAAAGTTCCTAACCCCCGCAAAGGCGGTCGGCCGATCCTAGTTCCCCCCTGCGGTCACATGCTGGGCGTTTGGTCGCGCACCGATGAAACGAGAGGCGTGTATAAAGCCCCCGCTAATGAAACCCCGCGCGGCGTCATCGGCTTAAGCTATGATTGCAACTTCCGCGAACAAGAACTCCTCAACCCCCTGGGAATTAACTGCATCCGCACCTTCCCCAACCGGGGTATCAAGATTTGGGGGGCGCGGACTCTGGTGGAACCGGAACAAACCGAATGGCGCTATATCAGTGTTCGCCGCTTAATTAGCTATATCGAAAAATCGATTGAACTGGGGACGCAATGGGTCGTTTTTGAACCCAATGATGAGGATTTGTGGTCGCGGGTTCGGCGGACGGTGAGCAATTTCTTAGAAAGGTTGTGGCGAGAAGGGGCTTTGTTTGGTTCTTCCCCGGAACAAGCCTTTTATGTGAAGTGCGATGGCGATTTAAATACGCCAGACTCGATGATTTTAGGTCGATTGTATGTGGAAGTTGGCGTTTGTCCCGTACGCCCTGCTGAGTTTGTGATCTTCCGCGTCAGTCAGTGGACTGGACAGGATGAATAG
- a CDS encoding Pvc16 family protein, with protein MIPAVAQTLAELLAGETSLVSTEQIDFNHPGLRAKPGPRLNLYCYHIRANHQGQINSLTSSGLTQWFDVSFLVSAWDDTALGEQRLLYETLMSLLQHCALEETHLAPALRGYGNLAIAVSSLHPTETVAIWTALGVPLRPALCVTVTIPVNLQPPPTPANLQTGFATSQ; from the coding sequence ATGATCCCGGCTGTTGCCCAAACTTTGGCGGAACTCCTGGCTGGGGAGACATCTCTCGTCAGTACCGAGCAGATTGACTTTAACCATCCCGGTCTACGAGCCAAACCGGGACCGAGGTTAAATCTGTATTGTTACCACATCCGGGCAAATCATCAAGGTCAAATCAATTCCCTGACCTCAAGCGGCTTAACGCAGTGGTTTGATGTCTCTTTTCTCGTCAGTGCTTGGGATGATACCGCTTTAGGCGAACAGCGTTTGTTATATGAAACCCTCATGTCACTCTTGCAGCATTGCGCTTTAGAAGAGACACACTTAGCCCCTGCACTTCGGGGTTATGGGAATTTAGCGATCGCCGTTTCCAGCCTTCATCCGACCGAAACCGTCGCCATTTGGACGGCATTAGGCGTTCCCTTGCGTCCCGCATTGTGCGTCACCGTCACCATTCCCGTCAACCTCCAACCCCCCCCTACACCCGCAAATCTCCAAACAGGATTTGCAACCTCCCAGTAA
- a CDS encoding sensor histidine kinase KdpD: MMNRDLLQFALKDNLSPPPLPGVACNQNLQGFCQQQIEQLIDYLPIVTAWIVYQDIQTQERYFVLSDTAKQPRLYIKHADSILNQSLDGSEGVLQVREVEWKSKAKAYFCLLRQDAGTFDYLLILSHHPLSVWQKEWVEKQAQSIHDYLTLCRECDRQHKKLLFLEHVIQRTEHQLRTPLSLIHLYAENLCLSLGDPQQEYALIIRETVSELSTTLTELLHCSQQAKINLESHDLRLILQESIQGLQPWIAEKDIQIHYPDTPLNLKVDRAQLKQVLDNLLSNAIYFSPPGEKINWSWHIFGHEALVEVEDRGPGLSEIDLKQAFNPFYSQRPGGTGLGLAIAKKVILDHQGSLWVQNLSPVGAQFSFSLPR; this comes from the coding sequence ATGATGAACCGCGATCTTCTTCAATTCGCTTTGAAGGATAATCTTTCTCCTCCGCCTTTACCCGGTGTTGCTTGCAATCAAAACCTCCAGGGTTTTTGTCAGCAACAAATTGAACAACTCATCGATTACCTTCCGATTGTTACGGCTTGGATTGTTTATCAAGATATCCAGACGCAAGAGCGTTATTTTGTTCTCTCAGATACTGCAAAACAACCCCGTTTGTATATTAAACATGCAGATTCTATTTTGAATCAGTCGCTGGATGGCTCTGAGGGAGTTTTGCAAGTTCGAGAGGTGGAGTGGAAGAGTAAAGCAAAAGCCTATTTCTGTCTATTGCGACAGGATGCTGGAACGTTTGATTACTTGCTGATTTTATCTCACCATCCCTTAAGTGTTTGGCAGAAGGAATGGGTGGAAAAACAGGCGCAGTCTATTCACGATTATCTCACCCTTTGCCGAGAGTGCGATCGCCAACACAAAAAGCTGCTTTTTCTAGAACATGTTATTCAGCGAACGGAACATCAACTCCGCACTCCCCTGTCTTTAATTCATTTATACGCCGAAAATCTTTGCTTATCCTTGGGCGATCCGCAACAGGAATACGCGCTGATTATTCGCGAAACGGTTAGCGAACTGAGTACCACCCTAACCGAGTTGCTTCATTGCAGCCAACAGGCAAAAATCAACCTAGAATCTCACGATCTGCGCTTAATTTTGCAAGAAAGTATTCAGGGGTTGCAACCGTGGATTGCAGAAAAAGACATCCAAATTCATTACCCCGATACTCCGCTCAATCTTAAGGTCGATCGCGCTCAACTTAAACAGGTTTTGGATAATCTTTTAAGTAATGCCATTTACTTCAGTCCCCCTGGGGAGAAAATCAACTGGAGTTGGCATATTTTTGGACATGAGGCTTTAGTAGAAGTTGAAGATCGAGGGCCGGGACTTTCAGAAATCGATCTCAAACAAGCCTTTAATCCATTTTATTCTCAAAGACCGGGCGGAACAGGACTGGGTTTAGCGATCGCCAAAAAAGTTATTCTCGATCATCAAGGGAGTTTATGGGTACAAAACCTCTCTCCCGTCGGCGCTCAATTTTCCTTTTCATTGCCTCGATAA
- a CDS encoding response regulator transcription factor: protein MNTLRTISTLLVDDEPRFRRGLRTLLDFYNTNSNWQFEITGEAASVEQAVKLATEQHPTLILLDLELPPSDGINALLCLKHVSYKGKVLVLSAHREDEWIFRAMQAGASGYLFKDCLATQFCEAIQTIMNDEIYLAPAVATAFFRLFHFYSGRSLQACQAVHLTEREQEVLHWLVQGASNEEIASKLYITVATVKAHLTAIFEKLNVNSRTQAIVKALKLGLVCA, encoded by the coding sequence ATGAATACCTTACGCACCATTTCTACCTTATTAGTAGATGACGAACCCCGTTTTCGTCGCGGATTGCGAACATTACTCGATTTTTATAATACCAATAGCAACTGGCAATTTGAAATTACTGGAGAAGCGGCTTCTGTAGAACAGGCTGTAAAATTGGCAACCGAACAACATCCCACCTTGATTTTACTGGATTTAGAATTACCCCCCAGCGATGGAATTAATGCATTGCTCTGTTTAAAGCATGTATCGTATAAGGGAAAGGTCTTAGTTTTATCGGCTCATCGCGAAGATGAATGGATTTTTAGAGCCATGCAAGCGGGTGCTTCCGGATACCTATTTAAAGATTGTTTGGCGACGCAATTTTGCGAAGCCATTCAAACCATTATGAACGATGAAATTTATCTAGCTCCCGCAGTTGCAACCGCTTTTTTTCGCTTATTTCACTTCTATTCCGGCCGTTCTTTGCAAGCTTGTCAAGCTGTTCACTTAACCGAACGGGAACAAGAGGTTTTGCACTGGTTAGTACAAGGTGCTTCTAACGAAGAAATTGCTAGCAAACTCTATATTACCGTTGCAACCGTTAAAGCCCATTTAACTGCTATTTTTGAAAAACTCAACGTTAACAGCCGTACCCAAGCCATTGTGAAAGCCCTAAAGTTAGGGTTAGTTTGCGCTTAA
- a CDS encoding DUF4255 domain-containing protein, giving the protein MSNYLAIATVTASLQRTLQAALQVDVDGARVTTLQPNSLGGGTPETGVNIYLYHAAPNPAWRNSDLRTRFADGKFAKRPQAALDLYYLISCYGNEVELEPQRLLGSVVRTLHARPVLTREAIYDTIADSTFAFLTNSNLAEQVETVKFMPVSLGVEELSNIWSVFFQTPHALSIAYQASTILIESDDIPQRALPVRDRSAFTGTPFRSAPVVDKVFSQEGILAPIVAHSTLIIRGSRLKHEQTRVKIGGIELTPSEISDSALCLPLASIPPASLRAGVQSLQVIHRLKDTNNHRGVESNVTALVLRPSIVEIAIANLEGEESEPRSAQVTLNIDLTVSPQQRVTLLLNEASSTTPAAYLFDATARSQETSSLVFNLYDVKPGEYLVRVQIDGAESLLEVDLDPQSPTFERYIGPTLTIP; this is encoded by the coding sequence ATGAGTAATTATTTAGCGATCGCCACCGTTACCGCCAGCCTCCAGCGCACCCTCCAAGCGGCTCTGCAAGTGGATGTAGATGGGGCGCGAGTCACCACCTTACAACCCAATAGCCTGGGAGGAGGAACCCCAGAAACCGGAGTCAACATTTACCTATACCACGCCGCCCCTAACCCCGCTTGGCGCAACTCCGACTTACGCACCCGCTTTGCAGACGGGAAATTTGCCAAACGCCCCCAGGCCGCCCTAGATTTGTATTACCTGATTAGTTGCTACGGCAACGAAGTCGAACTCGAACCGCAACGCCTATTAGGAAGCGTCGTCAGAACCCTACACGCCCGCCCCGTCTTAACCCGCGAAGCGATCTACGATACGATTGCAGACTCCACCTTTGCCTTTCTCACCAACTCCAACCTGGCAGAACAGGTAGAAACCGTCAAATTCATGCCCGTTTCTTTAGGCGTTGAGGAATTATCTAACATTTGGTCTGTCTTTTTCCAAACCCCCCACGCCCTTTCCATCGCCTATCAAGCCAGCACCATACTCATCGAGAGCGATGATATCCCCCAACGCGCCTTACCCGTGCGCGATCGCTCCGCCTTCACTGGCACCCCCTTCCGTTCTGCTCCCGTCGTGGATAAAGTCTTCTCCCAGGAAGGAATTCTCGCCCCCATTGTCGCCCATAGCACCCTGATTATCCGAGGATCGCGACTCAAACACGAACAAACGCGAGTGAAAATTGGGGGAATTGAACTCACGCCTTCAGAAATTAGCGACTCCGCCCTCTGCTTACCCTTGGCGAGCATTCCCCCCGCATCTTTAAGAGCTGGAGTCCAAAGCCTGCAAGTCATCCATCGGTTAAAAGACACAAACAACCATCGCGGGGTAGAGTCCAACGTTACCGCCCTAGTGCTGCGTCCGAGTATTGTAGAAATAGCGATCGCCAACCTAGAAGGTGAAGAAAGCGAACCGAGATCCGCCCAAGTCACCTTAAACATTGACTTAACCGTGTCTCCTCAACAGCGAGTCACCTTACTGCTCAACGAAGCCAGTAGCACCACACCCGCCGCCTACCTATTTGATGCTACTGCTCGCAGCCAAGAAACCTCCTCGCTTGTCTTTAACCTGTATGATGTCAAACCGGGCGAGTATCTGGTGCGAGTGCAAATTGATGGCGCGGAAAGCTTGCTAGAAGTCGATCTTGACCCCCAAAGTCCCACCTTTGAACGCTATATTGGCCCAACCTTAACTATCCCCTAA